The following is a genomic window from Candidatus Obscuribacter sp..
TCTGTTATTTTGTTGGGAGCCCATTACTTTGATGCGCTTAGTGATAAAGTCCATTGGTGAGATGCTAATTGGCTCTGCGTCGGCTCCCATAACGACAAATTTGCCATCAGGACGGAGACCTTTGATAGCATCATTGGCTGCTTTAGAAGAATTGCCGCAATGCAAAATTATGTCTGCACCGCCTGCTTGCAGTAGTTCTTCTCCGTCCTTAACGATTAAATCGGCGCCGAGCTTTTTAATCATTTCTGTTTTGTCGCTGGAGCTTGTTATTGCAATTGTCTCAAATCCAGCTGCGTGAGCATATTGCAAAGCTAGATGACCAAGACCACCGATGCCCAGTACAGCCACTCTATCTCCCGGTTGAGGCTCAGCCCGTCTCAGTCCGCTCCATACGGTAAAGCCAGCGCAAAAGATGCAAGCGGCTTCTTCAAACGAGATAGAATCTGGTAGAAGCATCGTGCTATTGGCGTCAGCCAGCATGTACTGAGCGTGGCCGCCATCGAGCTGAATGCCAGTGCCGATTTGTTCGGCGCAAAACATAGCGCGCCCGCGGTTACACCATTCGCATCTGCCGCAAGCATTTTGTAGCCATGGCACACCGACGCGGTCTCCCATATTTCTTGTGGTGACGGCACTGCCCAGTTCTACTATTTCACCCACCGGCTCGTGTCCCAGTGTATGTGGGAAGTGCACTGGAATGTGCCCC
Proteins encoded in this region:
- a CDS encoding alcohol dehydrogenase catalytic domain-containing protein, which translates into the protein MKSAVVEAVSAEWKIKEIPQPKPTPNQVLIKIVASGLCYTDVHLTEGHIPVHFPHTLGHEPVGEIVELGSAVTTRNMGDRVGVPWLQNACGRCEWCNRGRAMFCAEQIGTGIQLDGGHAQYMLADANSTMLLPDSISFEEAACIFCAGFTVWSGLRRAEPQPGDRVAVLGIGGLGHLALQYAHAAGFETIAITSSSDKTEMIKKLGADLIVKDGEELLQAGGADIILHCGNSSKAANDAIKGLRPDGKFVVMGADAEPISISPMDFITKRIKVMGSQQNNREHLYEALQFVAKGKVRPMIEVFKFEDIAEAYKKVAAGKVRFRAIISMR